From the genome of Rosettibacter firmus, one region includes:
- the nrfH gene encoding cytochrome c nitrite reductase small subunit: MKKNSSNLIYKIFHLFIPPERWRLTVIILLGIMFGLILHVFYISNAISYISDDPKVCVNCHIMRPEFATWQRGSHGRVATCNDCHVPQDNIFRKYFFKASDGLRHATIFTLRLEPQVIQIKEAGKKAVQENCIRCHTNQIHPISLRAINNRSVAEQTEKYCWDCHRETPHGKIHSLSSTPYARVPQIEPIMPEWLSKFFEQK, from the coding sequence ATGAAAAAGAATAGTTCTAATTTGATATATAAAATTTTTCATTTATTTATCCCACCAGAAAGATGGAGATTAACTGTAATTATTTTATTAGGGATAATGTTTGGTTTAATACTCCATGTTTTTTATATATCGAATGCAATCTCTTATATATCCGATGATCCAAAAGTTTGTGTTAATTGTCATATCATGAGACCAGAATTTGCAACCTGGCAGCGTGGAAGTCATGGCAGAGTTGCAACATGTAATGATTGTCATGTACCACAGGATAATATTTTCAGAAAATATTTTTTCAAAGCAAGTGATGGATTACGTCATGCTACAATTTTTACACTAAGATTAGAACCACAGGTAATTCAAATTAAAGAAGCCGGGAAAAAAGCTGTTCAAGAAAATTGCATTCGTTGTCACACAAATCAAATTCATCCTATAAGTTTAAGAGCTATAAATAATAGAAGTGTAGCAGAACAAACAGAAAAGTATTGCTGGGATTGTCATCGAGAAACTCCACATGGGAAAATTCATAGTCTTTCATCAACACCTTATGCAAGAGTACCACAAATCGAACCAATTATGCCAGAGTGGTTATCAAAATTTTTTGAACAAAAGTAA
- the nrfA gene encoding ammonia-forming cytochrome c nitrite reductase, whose product MKPIQELIKSKPWVAWLLFFSTVIVVFLIGLFASSIVERRSEAFTLQVVKPIAEWEPRNEVWGENYPREYETYLKTLDTSFASKYAGSVTRDYLEMSPELVIMWAGYPFSKDYKTPRGHAYAVKDIRLTLRTGGNKISPLPATCWTCKSTDVPRVMARDGVANFYKGKWIDKGHEFVNPIGCQDCHDPKTMDLRITRPALIEAFQRQGKDIKSFTHNEMRSLVCAQCHVEYYFKGEGKYLTFPWDKGFSADDMEKYYDELNFSDWIHPLSKAPMLKAQHPDYELYMTGIHADRGVSCADCHMPYKTEGGVKFTDHHIQSPLNNIENSCQVCHREKTQKLVQNVYERQDKINELRKIAEKSIAAAHIEAKIAWDNGATESEMKNALKLIRHAQWRWDWVAAANGMGFHSPVEALRVLATSIQKAEEARREIALVLLKHNVKYPVALPDISTKEKAQKYIGLNMKELEDDKAEFLKTTVVEWDRKAKERQGTLKTY is encoded by the coding sequence ATGAAACCAATACAAGAACTAATTAAAAGCAAACCATGGGTAGCATGGTTACTGTTTTTTTCTACAGTCATTGTAGTTTTCTTAATTGGATTATTTGCTTCTTCTATTGTTGAGAGACGAAGCGAAGCATTTACCCTGCAGGTTGTTAAACCAATTGCAGAATGGGAACCCCGCAATGAAGTATGGGGTGAAAATTATCCTCGTGAATATGAGACATATTTGAAAACTTTAGATACAAGCTTTGCCAGCAAATATGCTGGCTCGGTTACCAGAGATTATCTTGAAATGTCTCCAGAACTTGTAATTATGTGGGCTGGTTATCCATTCTCAAAAGATTATAAAACACCACGTGGCCATGCTTATGCTGTTAAAGATATTAGATTAACTTTAAGAACAGGGGGAAATAAAATTAGTCCTCTACCTGCTACATGCTGGACGTGTAAAAGTACGGATGTCCCAAGAGTTATGGCAAGAGATGGTGTTGCAAATTTTTATAAAGGTAAATGGATTGATAAAGGTCATGAATTTGTTAATCCAATTGGATGCCAGGACTGTCACGACCCCAAAACAATGGATCTAAGAATTACAAGACCAGCATTAATTGAAGCATTCCAAAGACAGGGGAAAGACATCAAAAGTTTTACACACAACGAAATGCGATCTTTAGTATGTGCTCAATGCCATGTTGAATATTATTTCAAAGGAGAAGGTAAATATTTAACTTTTCCATGGGATAAAGGCTTTAGCGCAGATGATATGGAAAAATATTATGATGAATTAAATTTTTCAGACTGGATTCATCCTTTAAGTAAAGCTCCTATGTTAAAAGCTCAACATCCTGATTATGAATTGTATATGACTGGAATTCATGCCGATAGAGGAGTTTCCTGTGCAGACTGTCATATGCCTTATAAAACCGAAGGTGGAGTAAAATTCACAGATCATCATATTCAAAGTCCATTGAATAATATTGAAAACTCATGTCAGGTATGTCATCGTGAAAAGACTCAAAAACTTGTTCAAAATGTTTATGAAAGACAGGATAAAATTAATGAGCTAAGAAAAATTGCTGAGAAATCTATTGCTGCTGCACATATAGAAGCTAAAATTGCATGGGATAATGGAGCTACTGAATCTGAAATGAAGAACGCATTAAAATTAATTCGTCATGCACAATGGAGATGGGATTGGGTAGCAGCTGCAAATGGTATGGGATTTCATTCTCCAGTTGAAGCTTTAAGAGTACTTGCAACTTCAATTCAAAAAGCAGAAGAAGCCCGTAGAGAAATTGCTCTTGTATTATTAAAACATAATGTCAAATATCCTGTTGCTTTACCTGATATTTCAACTAAAGAAAAAGCTCAAAAATATATTGGTTTGAATATGAAAGAACTTGAAGATGATAAAGCTGAATTTTTGAAAACAACAGTTGTTGAATGGGATAGAAAAGCAAAAGAACGTCAAGGAACACTTAAAACATATTAA
- a CDS encoding alginate export family protein, whose amino-acid sequence MKKIILFSLILISYINLYSQENLKFSFQIRPRFEIDNKDFKSSTNPNTFTQLRTRLGLSFNPLRNLSGFIQIQDSRTFGEEQSTLTNTKNLDVHQAYFIIKDIFNLPLDIKIGRMELSYGSEKFIGPVGWSNIGRAFDGGVITYTNKSIKAEIFAIREIEKFNPSDSLDQNIYGLFTDLYLKSSIKIQPFIIWQRINPTSYLDRATIGFYSKGEHGRFTHEIDFGYQFGSAFIANRKQNINAYTFSLSGDYTFKLKHKPTIGLQLDYASGDNNPADNNYKTYTTLYPTSHKFYGYMDYFINLQNDTYGLGIIDLIAKLSCTHLDKIKFNFNYHLFKSAEDYKYVFGSTSNNFGSELDLVINYKYNEYTNFEGGASLFLPGDIFKEKKGKNNSTWFYIMAIINI is encoded by the coding sequence ATGAAAAAGATAATTTTATTTTCATTAATATTAATTTCTTACATCAATTTATATTCTCAAGAAAACTTAAAGTTTTCTTTTCAAATTAGACCAAGATTTGAAATCGATAATAAAGATTTCAAATCTTCAACAAATCCAAATACATTTACACAATTAAGAACAAGATTAGGTTTATCATTCAATCCTTTAAGAAATCTTTCTGGCTTTATTCAAATTCAAGATTCAAGAACTTTTGGCGAAGAACAATCAACACTCACAAACACAAAAAATCTGGATGTTCATCAAGCTTATTTTATTATTAAAGATATCTTTAATCTTCCCTTAGATATTAAAATTGGAAGAATGGAATTATCTTATGGCTCAGAAAAATTCATTGGACCAGTTGGCTGGAGTAATATTGGAAGAGCATTTGATGGTGGTGTTATTACTTACACAAATAAATCAATCAAAGCTGAAATATTTGCAATTAGAGAAATTGAAAAATTCAATCCATCTGATTCTTTAGACCAGAATATTTATGGATTATTTACTGATCTATACTTAAAAAGTTCAATAAAAATTCAGCCATTTATTATCTGGCAAAGAATAAATCCAACAAGTTATCTCGACAGAGCAACAATAGGATTTTATTCGAAAGGTGAACACGGAAGATTCACACACGAAATTGACTTTGGTTATCAATTTGGTTCTGCTTTTATTGCCAATAGAAAACAGAATATTAATGCATACACATTTTCTTTAAGTGGTGATTATACATTTAAACTAAAACATAAACCAACAATTGGATTACAATTAGATTATGCAAGCGGAGATAATAATCCAGCTGATAATAATTATAAAACCTATACAACATTATATCCCACTTCACATAAGTTTTATGGCTATATGGATTATTTTATAAATCTTCAAAACGATACTTATGGATTAGGTATTATTGATTTAATAGCAAAATTAAGTTGTACTCACTTGGATAAAATAAAATTTAATTTCAATTATCATTTATTCAAATCAGCAGAAGATTATAAATATGTTTTTGGTTCTACTTCAAACAATTTTGGTTCGGAATTAGATTTAGTAATCAATTATAAATATAATGAATATACTAATTTTGAAGGCGGTGCTTCTTTGTTTTTACCTGGTGATATATTTAAAGAGAAAAAAGGAAAAAATAATTCAACCTGGTTTTATATAATGGCAATAATTAACATTTAA
- a CDS encoding MgtC/SapB family protein, whose protein sequence is MIDIEWTAQLRFIVALALGFLVGLERESSKSKQKKIVLGGVRTYPIISMLGFGCAWLYSIGVQAILPIGLIAVSGLTAISYFTKVQTERLGVTSEVTALVTFIVGALAYLVDIWAAMTLGIINTILLSEKARLEEMVEKLDRVEFLAVLKFLLVTLIILPVLPDKDYTIFHLNPSKIWKIVIIVSSLGFIGYFLSKRLGDHIGFRLSGFIGGIVSSTAVSIAYGRMAQKNENVANNALQGALIASSVMYLRVLILIMIVNPLIVSSVWWQLIVLSIIGFVLSYFDLKVHSGKSSFNKDSQNLQNPFEIRPSLMFALLFVLLTVITGWVKMYFGQSGVLTLSIIVGVTDIDPFILSIISTSNFEIKVMASAIIISMMSNTIMKGIYFSYLSAESRKESLIRFGILAVLHIPIVVLTMI, encoded by the coding sequence ATGATTGATATTGAGTGGACAGCTCAATTAAGATTTATTGTTGCTTTAGCTCTCGGGTTTCTTGTAGGACTCGAAAGAGAGAGTAGTAAAAGCAAACAGAAAAAAATTGTACTTGGTGGAGTTAGAACTTATCCAATTATAAGTATGCTTGGATTTGGTTGTGCTTGGTTGTATAGTATTGGTGTGCAGGCAATTCTTCCAATTGGTTTAATTGCAGTTTCGGGTTTGACTGCAATTTCTTATTTCACAAAAGTTCAAACAGAAAGACTTGGTGTTACGAGTGAAGTTACTGCATTGGTTACTTTTATAGTTGGTGCACTTGCCTATCTTGTTGATATCTGGGCTGCAATGACACTCGGCATCATTAATACAATTCTCCTTTCCGAAAAAGCCCGTCTTGAAGAAATGGTTGAAAAACTCGATAGAGTTGAATTTCTTGCTGTGCTGAAATTTTTATTGGTTACATTAATTATTCTGCCAGTCTTACCAGACAAAGATTATACTATTTTTCATCTTAATCCTTCTAAGATCTGGAAAATTGTGATTATAGTTTCTTCTCTTGGTTTTATTGGATATTTTTTATCAAAAAGATTGGGCGACCATATTGGTTTTAGATTATCTGGTTTTATTGGTGGAATAGTTTCAAGTACTGCTGTTTCGATTGCTTATGGTAGAATGGCACAAAAAAATGAGAATGTTGCTAACAATGCATTGCAGGGAGCTTTAATAGCATCAAGTGTAATGTATTTAAGAGTTTTGATTTTAATTATGATTGTAAATCCGTTAATTGTTAGTTCAGTATGGTGGCAATTAATTGTTCTGAGTATCATTGGATTTGTTTTATCTTATTTTGATCTAAAAGTTCATTCGGGAAAATCTTCTTTTAATAAAGATTCACAAAATCTACAAAACCCTTTTGAAATAAGACCATCATTAATGTTTGCTTTACTTTTTGTTTTATTAACTGTAATTACTGGCTGGGTAAAAATGTATTTTGGTCAATCTGGTGTATTGACACTATCCATTATTGTTGGTGTGACAGATATTGATCCTTTCATACTTTCGATAATTAGCACATCAAACTTTGAGATAAAAGTAATGGCTTCTGCAATTATTATTTCGATGATGAGTAATACAATTATGAAGGGAATTTATTTTTCGTATTTATCCGCCGAATCAAGAAAAGAATCTTTAATTAGATTTGGAATACTTGCAGTGTTACATATCCCGATTGTAGTATTGACAATGATTTAA
- a CDS encoding nitroreductase family protein — translation METLEAIFTRRSIRKFKNKEIPEELVIKLLQAAMYAPSARNTQPWHFIVINDRKKLNEIPKLHPYAEMCYEATLAIMICGDLDLEITEGYIALNCAAATQNLLLAAHDLGLGAVWLGVYPRKERMEKLSKFFGIPKNIIPVSLVAIGYPDEVKPKPERFKPDRIHYNHW, via the coding sequence ATGGAAACATTAGAAGCAATTTTTACAAGAAGGAGCATAAGAAAATTCAAAAACAAAGAAATTCCAGAAGAATTAGTTATTAAACTACTTCAAGCTGCAATGTATGCACCATCTGCTCGCAATACTCAACCATGGCATTTTATCGTAATTAATGATCGAAAAAAACTTAATGAAATTCCTAAACTTCATCCATACGCAGAGATGTGTTACGAAGCCACATTAGCAATAATGATTTGTGGGGATCTAGATTTAGAAATAACTGAGGGTTATATTGCTCTTAATTGTGCTGCTGCTACACAGAATTTATTACTTGCTGCTCACGACTTAGGATTGGGGGCTGTATGGCTTGGTGTTTATCCTCGTAAAGAAAGAATGGAAAAACTTTCTAAATTTTTTGGAATTCCTAAAAATATTATTCCTGTTTCTCTTGTTGCTATTGGTTATCCAGACGAAGTCAAACCAAAACCAGAAAGATTTAAACCAGATAGAATTCATTATAATCACTGGTAG
- a CDS encoding secondary thiamine-phosphate synthase enzyme YjbQ, protein MIIQKEISLKPKSRGFHLITSEIYNHLPELKEIKTGIAHIFIKHTSASLTINENADPTVRSDMETYFNKLVPENATYFEHTLEGKDDMTSHIKNTIIGSSLIIPITNGKFNLGTWQGIYLCEHRNYGGTRKIIITILGER, encoded by the coding sequence ATGATAATTCAAAAAGAAATTTCATTAAAACCCAAATCCCGAGGATTCCATTTAATAACGAGTGAAATATATAATCATCTTCCTGAATTAAAAGAAATTAAGACAGGGATTGCACATATTTTTATTAAACACACTTCTGCTTCTTTGACAATTAATGAAAATGCAGATCCAACAGTTCGTTCTGACATGGAAACATATTTCAATAAACTTGTACCTGAAAATGCAACTTATTTCGAGCATACACTTGAAGGTAAGGATGATATGACATCTCATATAAAAAATACAATAATCGGTAGTTCTTTAATAATTCCTATTACTAATGGTAAATTTAATCTTGGCACATGGCAGGGAATTTATTTATGTGAACACAGAAATTATGGCGGCACACGAAAAATTATAATTACAATTTTAGGAGAGAGGTAA
- a CDS encoding two-component regulator propeller domain-containing protein, whose product MKKFLQLLSLALIWLLILAKDVSFPQTNPEWINFTAVNYIQALVIEADYIWVGTNGGLIKLNMLTGEKINYNRSNSGLPNNNVLAISIDEQGNKWIGTGGGGLAKFDGINWTVYNASNSGLPDNWVWAISIDLQGNKWIGTLEGLAKFDGVNWTVYNTSNSGLPDNWVWAISIDLQGNKWIGTGGGLAKFDGVNWTIYNKSNSDLPDNDVRAISIDSQGNKWIGTLEGLAKFDGANWTVYNTSNSGLPDNNVLAISIDLQGNKWIGTWRGGLANFDGVNWTIYNTSNSGLSNNNVRVISIDLQGNKWIGTGGGLTKFDSGNWTVYNTGLPDNNVLAISIDAQGNKWVGTGGGLAMFDGVNWTVYNTTNSGLPDNDVRTISIDSQGNKWIGTGGGLAKFDGVNWIVYKTSNSGLPNNEVRAIAIDGQENKWVGTSGGGLAKFDGLNWRVYNTSNSGLPDNDVLAISIDFQGNKWIGTGGGLAKFDGVNWIVYNTSNSGLPGNVVLALVIDSQGNKWIGTWGAGLAKFDGANWTVYNTSNSGLPNNDVRTIAIDGQENMWIGTYDRGLAKFDGVNWRVYNTSNSGLPSNYVYAIAIDRQGNKWIGTDGGGLAVYCEGGVILDINEKEENPIPKKFSLYQNYPNPFNSSTIIEFELAENSDVKLELYDVLGRKLRTIISNELQAGRHQFRFDAADLPSGIYFYVLSTNKFIESKKMVLMK is encoded by the coding sequence ATGAAAAAATTTTTACAATTGTTATCTTTGGCATTGATTTGGTTGTTAATTCTTGCAAAGGATGTATCATTTCCTCAAACAAATCCGGAATGGATTAATTTCACAGCTGTAAATTATATTCAAGCACTTGTAATTGAAGCTGATTACATTTGGGTAGGGACAAACGGTGGACTTATTAAGTTGAATATGCTAACAGGCGAGAAGATTAACTATAACAGATCGAATTCAGGTCTGCCAAATAATAATGTTCTTGCCATATCAATAGATGAGCAGGGGAATAAATGGATTGGGACTGGAGGGGGTGGATTAGCAAAGTTTGATGGAATAAATTGGACTGTTTACAACGCGTCAAATTCAGGTCTTCCAGATAATTGGGTTTGGGCAATATCAATAGATTTACAAGGAAACAAATGGATTGGGACACTTGAGGGACTTGCAAAGTTTGATGGAGTAAATTGGACTGTTTATAACACATCAAATTCAGGTCTTCCAGATAATTGGGTTTGGGCAATATCAATAGATTTACAAGGAAACAAATGGATTGGGACAGGAGGGGGACTTGCGAAGTTTGATGGTGTAAACTGGACTATTTATAACAAATCAAATTCAGATCTGCCGGATAACGATGTTCGTGCAATATCAATAGACTCACAAGGAAACAAATGGATTGGGACACTTGAGGGACTTGCAAAGTTTGATGGAGCAAATTGGACTGTTTATAACACATCAAATTCAGGTCTGCCAGATAATAATGTTCTTGCCATATCAATAGATTTACAGGGTAACAAATGGATCGGGACATGGAGAGGAGGATTAGCGAATTTTGACGGTGTAAACTGGACTATTTACAACACTTCAAATTCGGGTTTATCAAATAATAACGTTCGTGTGATATCAATAGATTTACAAGGAAACAAATGGATTGGGACAGGAGGGGGACTCACAAAGTTTGATAGTGGAAACTGGACTGTTTATAATACAGGTCTGCCAGATAATAATGTTCTTGCCATATCAATAGATGCGCAGGGAAATAAATGGGTTGGGACAGGAGGAGGTCTTGCGATGTTTGATGGAGTAAATTGGACTGTTTACAATACTACAAATTCAGGTCTGCCGGATAATGATGTTCGTACAATATCGATAGATTCCCAGGGTAACAAATGGATTGGGACAGGAGGAGGTCTTGCAAAGTTTGATGGAGTAAATTGGATTGTTTATAAAACATCAAATTCAGGTTTACCAAATAATGAAGTTCGTGCGATAGCGATAGATGGACAGGAGAACAAGTGGGTTGGAACAAGTGGAGGAGGATTAGCAAAGTTTGACGGTTTAAATTGGAGAGTTTACAACACGTCAAATTCAGGTCTGCCAGATAATGATGTTTTAGCAATATCGATAGATTTCCAGGGTAATAAATGGATTGGGACTGGAGGAGGTCTTGCAAAGTTTGATGGAGTAAATTGGATTGTTTACAATACTTCAAATTCAGGTTTGCCAGGTAATGTAGTTTTAGCATTGGTAATAGATTCTCAAGGTAACAAATGGATTGGGACATGGGGAGCAGGTTTAGCTAAGTTTGATGGGGCAAATTGGACTGTTTACAATACTTCAAATTCAGGTTTGCCAAATAATGATGTTCGTACGATAGCGATAGATGGACAGGAGAACATGTGGATTGGGACATATGATAGAGGATTAGCAAAGTTTGACGGTGTAAATTGGAGAGTTTACAACACGTCAAATTCAGGTCTGCCAAGTAATTATGTTTATGCGATTGCAATAGATAGGCAGGGTAACAAATGGATTGGGACAGATGGAGGAGGTCTTGCGGTTTATTGTGAGGGTGGAGTGATACTTGATATTAATGAGAAAGAAGAAAATCCTATACCTAAGAAATTTTCACTATATCAAAATTATCCTAATCCATTTAACTCAAGTACAATAATTGAATTTGAACTCGCAGAAAATTCTGATGTTAAGCTTGAGTTATATGATGTATTGGGGAGAAAGTTAAGAACAATTATTTCAAATGAACTTCAAGCTGGAAGACACCAGTTTAGATTTGATGCTGCTGATTTACCAAGTGGAATTTACTTTTATGTTTTATCAACTAATAAATTTATTGAATCAAAAAAGATGGTGTTAATGAAGTGA
- a CDS encoding T9SS type A sorting domain-containing protein, translated as MKCKILVILLALTTVSAVFSQQLIPIQDKNGNKLLLQVNQQTGSTHRVYGELPNIKSYGFQWSDLNLMSVETLSKKFFSDYAGILRIDPAQLKLRKAETDGKMWFISYDQSINGVPDYGNEIGYTVNQSGDIVALGADAYQNISTISTTPKVTKSKAEEIAKRAFGFDSTVTEKGCELIIYPKEEKDTTFFYLTWEITLFRAYPLQEIIYFVDARNGEIVEQKNNIREGGFSGQVTGSYWPVHKYDTPVQASFKTTHIKVWNNLGQVVWEGDSNENGNYSTGSFAYTWYFIQFPLENEWVQVRDSSANPRGPIAQAKGPYTPPAVVNHDWGTTDGTNLRWHASVMHDYFKNTFNYTGMDYQIGAYINCGEYTNGAANGTDILFGIQDGQQWARSSDVIYHEYTHNVIYHIYGGWIGDPNEYFTQASAMDEGLADYFACTKNNDPNQAEDVGVNRNLNNNYTWDSTRGAHWNGQVIGSACWDLRQSVGQSIADNLFFKALQVTPHARTISDFEYNVFVVDNNYYNHSHTSQIYQAFAGHGITIPALVVSISGPTYLNGNQLGTYTATASGGIPPYSYQWEKLDVGDGGSYATATLSSPISPNRPLVNTWYPIGTNSPTVSTSNPAGLDFELKCVVTGATNISVTSNILYVNVGEGEPVPKLQSDQGVQVAKLLPVEFSIRSYPNPFNPSATISYELPTDGFVRLSIFDVLGREVETLVNEVKPAGFYDVTFDASNLPSGIYFARIYVTSNEGKPFVQTIKMVLAK; from the coding sequence ATGAAGTGCAAAATACTTGTTATATTGCTTGCTTTAACTACTGTCTCGGCAGTGTTCTCACAGCAACTTATACCGATTCAGGACAAGAACGGTAATAAGTTGCTGTTGCAGGTAAATCAACAAACAGGTTCTACTCATCGTGTTTATGGAGAATTGCCAAACATCAAAAGTTATGGTTTTCAGTGGTCAGATCTCAACTTAATGAGTGTTGAAACCTTATCAAAAAAATTCTTTTCAGATTACGCAGGAATCCTCAGGATAGATCCAGCCCAACTGAAATTAAGAAAAGCGGAAACAGACGGCAAAATGTGGTTTATTTCTTACGATCAGTCTATAAATGGTGTGCCGGATTATGGGAACGAAATTGGTTACACGGTTAATCAAAGTGGCGATATAGTTGCACTTGGTGCAGATGCATATCAGAATATCTCCACCATTTCAACAACTCCAAAAGTAACAAAATCTAAAGCTGAAGAAATAGCCAAACGAGCATTTGGATTTGATTCAACTGTAACGGAGAAAGGATGCGAGCTTATAATTTATCCGAAAGAGGAAAAGGATACAACATTTTTTTACTTAACATGGGAAATTACTTTATTTCGTGCTTATCCATTACAAGAAATTATTTACTTTGTTGATGCGAGGAATGGAGAAATAGTTGAACAAAAAAATAATATTAGGGAAGGTGGCTTTAGCGGTCAGGTTACAGGGAGTTATTGGCCTGTTCACAAGTACGACACACCTGTACAGGCAAGCTTCAAGACCACGCACATAAAGGTGTGGAATAATCTTGGACAGGTAGTCTGGGAGGGTGACAGTAACGAAAATGGAAATTACTCAACAGGATCCTTTGCCTATACGTGGTACTTTATCCAGTTCCCATTAGAGAACGAGTGGGTTCAAGTGCGTGATTCTTCAGCAAATCCTAGAGGGCCGATTGCTCAAGCAAAGGGACCGTATACACCGCCGGCAGTAGTAAATCACGATTGGGGTACAACAGATGGAACAAATTTAAGATGGCATGCTTCAGTGATGCATGATTATTTCAAGAATACGTTTAATTATACTGGTATGGATTATCAGATAGGTGCGTACATTAATTGTGGAGAGTATACAAATGGTGCTGCTAATGGCACAGATATTTTATTCGGGATTCAAGATGGACAGCAATGGGCACGCTCAAGTGATGTTATCTATCACGAGTACACACATAATGTTATTTATCATATTTATGGTGGCTGGATTGGAGATCCAAATGAATATTTTACCCAAGCCAGTGCTATGGACGAAGGCTTGGCAGATTACTTTGCTTGTACAAAAAATAATGATCCTAATCAAGCTGAAGATGTTGGGGTTAATAGAAATCTTAATAATAATTACACATGGGATTCAACCCGCGGAGCTCATTGGAACGGTCAGGTGATTGGTAGTGCTTGCTGGGATCTTCGTCAATCAGTAGGTCAAAGTATCGCAGACAACCTTTTTTTCAAGGCGCTGCAAGTTACGCCACATGCTCGCACAATTAGCGATTTTGAGTACAATGTCTTTGTGGTGGACAATAATTACTACAACCACTCTCATACTTCTCAAATTTATCAAGCATTTGCCGGGCATGGGATCACTATACCAGCTTTAGTTGTTTCCATATCTGGTCCAACATATCTTAATGGCAATCAGCTGGGGACTTATACGGCGACGGCTTCAGGTGGTATTCCTCCTTATTCCTATCAATGGGAGAAGTTGGATGTTGGAGATGGTGGTTCATATGCCACAGCAACACTGTCCTCTCCCATATCGCCGAATAGACCTCTTGTGAATACTTGGTATCCGATTGGGACGAACAGCCCAACAGTGAGCACAAGTAATCCAGCTGGACTTGACTTTGAACTCAAATGTGTTGTGACCGGTGCTACAAATATCAGCGTAACATCAAATATACTTTATGTTAATGTTGGTGAAGGTGAGCCTGTGCCTAAATTGCAGAGTGATCAAGGGGTTCAAGTTGCTAAACTTCTTCCTGTTGAATTTTCTATAAGAAGTTATCCAAACCCATTTAATCCTTCTGCTACGATAAGTTATGAATTGCCAACTGATGGTTTTGTTAGACTTTCTATTTTTGATGTGCTTGGTCGGGAAGTTGAAACTCTTGTGAATGAGGTAAAACCTGCTGGTTTCTATGATGTAACGTTTGATGCATCAAATTTACCAAGCGGAATTTACTTTGCAAGAATTTATGTTACATCAAATGAAGGAAAGCCATTTGTTCAGACAATTAAGATGGTGTTAGCAAAATAA